CTACAGGGAGTGGCCCTACAGTGAAGTATCGAGGAGTGTTTGGCACGATTGCCACCATGGTGCGTACTGAGGGTCCTCGGAGTCTATACAGTGGACTGGTGgcgggactccagaggcagatGAGCTTCGCCTCTGTCCGAATTGGTCTCTATGACTCTGTTAAACAGTTCTACACTAAAGGCTCTGACCGTGAGTGTCTGTGAAAGCATTTTAATAAAGTAGTTGTTTTGGCTGACGGAAATTTCGGCCAATCTGTACTGATATCTCTCTCTTCCCTGGTTTAGATGCAGGCATTGGCAGTCGGCTGCTGGCTGGATCTACCACAGGTGCCATGGCAGTTGCTATTGCTCAGCCCACAGATGTGGTGAAAGTTCGCTTCCAGGCAAAGGCCAGATCTCTTGGGCATGCCAGGCGCTACTGCAGCACAGTGGATGCTTACAAGACCATTGCCAAGGAGGAAGGCATTAGTGGTCTGTGGAAAGGTAGCTTTACCTTGCAAAATGTATAGATCTTTAAAAGGCTCCTGCTTTATTTCTTATGATGTATCTTTTTTTGCCACACAGGTACCGCTCCAAACATTGCACGTAATGCTATTGTTAACTGCACAGAACTGGTGACATATGACTTCATCAAGGATATGCTTCTTAGGTCCACACCCCTGACAGGTAAAATACAGTGGCTTCACAGTAATGTGATGCATGCATGTGATATAATACTCAATCCTGGGTTGTGTGTACTCCACAGATA
The window above is part of the Archocentrus centrarchus isolate MPI-CPG fArcCen1 chromosome 14, fArcCen1, whole genome shotgun sequence genome. Proteins encoded here:
- the LOC115791765 gene encoding mitochondrial uncoupling protein 2-like — encoded protein: MVGFRPADVPPSAAVKFVGAGTAACIADLLTFPLDTAKVRLQIQGEARGSIATGSGPTVKYRGVFGTIATMVRTEGPRSLYSGLVAGLQRQMSFASVRIGLYDSVKQFYTKGSDHAGIGSRLLAGSTTGAMAVAIAQPTDVVKVRFQAKARSLGHARRYCSTVDAYKTIAKEEGISGLWKGTAPNIARNAIVNCTELVTYDFIKDMLLRSTPLTDNLPCHFASAFGAGLCTTVIASPVDVVKTRYMNSALGQYSSVLSCAAAMMTKEGPCAFYKGFMPSFLRLGSWNVVMFVTYEQLKRAMMAANHSCKTFL